The following DNA comes from Caretta caretta isolate rCarCar2 chromosome 10, rCarCar1.hap1, whole genome shotgun sequence.
TACCTTTTCCTAGCTAAGTCCAAAGGTATTTTATGCTCAAATCCTAGGCCTTGTTAGTTCAAGCACCCTGCCTGACTCTCTCCCCAgtgcgggaggggctgtgtcTCAGATAACTGTGACCTAGGCCCCCAAGAACTTACCTGGAATTAGCACATGAAATTTTAATGCATTGTTTTATTATATGGTGTCTAACTAAACTTTTTGTCTCCCGTAGACAACATGCAAACTTGGCAGGCACACTAAGTGGTCATGGATCCTGGGtattaaatgtggcattttgtccAGATGATACTCATTTTGTTTCCAGGTATTTAGCATTTTTAATGAGTGAAAGATCTGTTATAAATTACTGTGGGCCAGACTGATATCCTTACTTACatagaataggtttcagagtagcagccgtgttagtctgtatccgcaaaaaggagtacttgtgacaccttagagactaacaaatttatttgagcataagctttcgtgagctacagctcactacgtCGGAATAGTGCCTTATACAAACAATCCCATTGACATCCGTGGGGCTTTTTGTGCATTTGAGGTACTTCTGCATGTAAATAAGGGTATCACAAGCTGGCCCTAAATTTTTGTAAAGTAGCAAGTAAGTGAATATACCTAATTGAAGGCAAAGATACTGATTCTTAAAatgcatgttaattttttttaccgATTGTAGCTTAGCTTCTCATTATTTAATTGATGCATCATCCTATTGTACTATAgtatattgtaaaaatgatatCTTGGTAATAACCCTTGGAACAGTATAGACTAGTAAGAGTCTACTCAATTGTGCTTTCTTTAGCTAACCAATGTGCTTCAGAGAATTGGTGATTGCTGTGTTTGgaattctcatttatttttcatgCTGTTCATATTAAAATAATTGCAAATTGAGGCCAATGTTTCTAGAACCTGCTGGTAGATCTTCATTTATTCTGTTGTCTTCCCCCTaattttgaggtttttttaatactGTAGTATCAGATCTTTGGTCTTTTAATTATACTATAATCGAATTGCTACTAATTCAGATATTGatctaaaatattttccagttcATCTGACAAAAGCGTAAAAGTTTGGGATGCTGGAACAAGGACCTGTGTTCATACCTTCTTTGATCATCAGGATCAGGTATATTAAGAATGTAGGACATGTATAATTCTCTTATCCGGTCTTCTTATCTAGATTGATTTACTAGTATGAAAACTTCACTTCACTTATGGCTTGTCCATACAAatgcttagtttgcagcaagcagGCATGTGAACCTGCTGCATGCTaagtgtctgtgtggaccctgctgcagtACACCagaagttccctagtgtgctttaatctGCTCCAGTTTTGAAACAGGCTAGAATGGGGTTGAtttacaccctggcttgctgcaaactaagtgtTTTGTATTGGCAGGTCCTTACGTATTTTAATTGAAATCcaggctccattgaagtcaaaagcccattgaaatcagtggggccaggatttcaccactaGTCCTTGGGATAGtgcattaacattttaaagatttGATGGTATTTGACAGTTGCTATCCTAGAATCTATtacccccagctcccaggctgacCTTTTCTAAGTACTGTAATACTTTTTACAACCCCAGTCAAGAGGCACCCTCGAGGGTGGTGAAATGGAATCTCATCAGTCTGTATCAAATCAGTACATCTTTGCTACACTCCTATTTTGGTTCATAGCAAACAGGGTGAGTGTGCTCTGTatgtaaaggaaaaaatatagACTGTTAAAGGGAGTGGGTTGGTGCCTTTTCCCCTAATTATGTAGGAAGAAATCCTGAAAGCTTATTTCTTCTTGaggtttttttctcaaaaatcAGGATTATCAACTCATTTGCTGGGAGGCCTTCTTGGAATAGGCGCTCTCACTGGAGTGGTAGCTGTCTTTGAGACAGCGTGGGGGCTAAATCTTTCCCAAACTAACCTCTTTCCTCCCAAACATTTTGGGCTTTTGAATGTAagtgttaacaaaaacaaaccaaagagaggggtgtatttaattaaaaacaaaataattaaaaacaaaccaaccctatCTTCCCTATTAGTCAGTTTTCACTTCCTTGGTAATTTGTGCTGTCATCGCTACTAATTTCCCCCAGTCTTTGAGGATAAACAGGGTAGATAAGACCTGgatatctaatttttaaaaaagtaaaataaattattctttttctttttgataacTGTATGTATTGATGTCTTGCTCTCAGGAGACTAACACACAGTAGTGCCCTTCCAGGTGTGTGAGAGGAGTGTTAATGAAAAGTGGTGGTGCAACTGACAAAGACTTCCCAAAATAGACTGAAGACAGAGACCTTTTGGCAATAGCCCGCTAATGtgctatttttaaatttttatcttAGACCTTGTAACATGATAGGAATAGTTTAAGGACTGACCAAACCTCTATAGGGTTTGTATTAGTACTTAAGTCATTAGATAGCTGTCTGGGTTTACTTCTGCTGAAGGTGGCCATCTTTCAGCCTGTGCACCCCTCCATTTCCTTTCAGCCTTGCATTTCTCATGCTttgtttccttcctcttccccttcccgaAATTACTATAAACTAGTTTGGCTTGGAATGGAGTAGGTTACCACAGCTACTGAGAGAACCGAACTTGTTGAAATCGATTCACATTAGAATGACCATTTTGTACATACCTTTCATTCCTCATTCATCCAGGTTATTGGAGCATAAACTGCATATTCAGCTAGATGGGTGCAGTAGGAAGATGATTGGGTTTTTATAGTATTTAAACAATATCAGGGTTCAGAAGATGAAAAATGAGGCTAGGGCCTTTTTCAGACCAACGGCAGTCTCCTACAGTGCCTTGGTTATCTCAACAGCTTTACACGAGTAGTGGAACTGATATATTTAAATACTATCCCCACTACTTGGTGCCTACTGAAAATGTGAAACAATGGCATCTTGTTACCCACTTCTATGAGCTATTGTTTGCACTCTTCTTTTGCAGGTCTGGGGAGTGAAATACAATGGAAATGGTTCCAAAATTGTATCTGTTGGAGACGACCAGGAAATCCATATCTATGACTGTCCAATTTAAATATGCCGAGTCAGGCGTATTGGTTAATTATGTATGTACAGGTTTTCAGGAGTACTGCACTTCTCATATGTTGCCACTTACTTAAAGATGCTTCTGATTATTTTGTTAATGTGATAATATATTTTAACAATGCTGAGATGAATCTTGGACTCTATTGACacaatagaaaaatcaaaatatacaGAAGGTTTATATGTATCTTTATCACTTTACATTTGGCGTGAAAGaactctacattttaaaatagaagtTACTATTGTAGTTGCATATAACTAAACTACTGCTTTCTCTTAAGCAGGCTCAGGTACGTATTTCCAAATACATACTGTTCCAAGGTGAAGTAACTGCTTACTTAAGCTACCTCCATATTTTTCTCTCCAGAACTATATAAATAGATTTGAATCTGAAATTGTTGACTGGCTCTGGCTGAGACTTAATTTAAGAAACATTACTGGCTCTTAAACCATGTATATGTGTCAGATATGGCAACCAGCATGCTGGTTGCTAAACAGTTGTCCTGGTGATGTGGGACAGGGTCATTTAAGTTGAACATATTCTAGCACCTGTGCTCAAGGCACATGGTTCACTAGTCATAATGTATcaactttaaattaaaaacaaccacCCCAAACTTAAATTTATATTCTCTTTTTACTGGAAGTGTATTAGCTGTAAAAGTTATAACCCATTTCCTAGCCCTGTGTCCTGACTGTGAACTGATTCTTGAGAGGGGGTGGAATTCAATGTGACACATGGAAAAACATTTCCTCAGTGTTCCAGTTaaaattcaactttttttttttttttaaaacccataaAACCAAACTGTAGAGGGGAAGTTTCCTTTCATGTCAGTGCTTAGATGACCTGTTTCTGGGAGCTCTTGTAATACAGTCTCATTGTAGGGCATATAGTAGGTAAGCTATTGATGCAGAACCTCTGGATTGTTTCAGCTTCAAATTTCCCTCCTGCAGTAGGTTTTactagaggttttttttttcaattctatCTCAATGCAGAAGTTATATACAAAGTAAACCATTAATTTCTTGCATTCTAAGGTTGATGCTACCATTTGCTACTTCTATAAAATACAGGCTTAATTTCACATTTTCCTCTATCATATGTCCTCCAGACAAGAAGTATGTATGGTCATATCCTCTGTGTTAACTACCAGTTTGAGGAAATAATAAACATTTAAAGGTGAGATACTCTAACAGTTCCCAGCACTATGTAAGACACATTTTAAGGGTCCCTTTTCCCATTAAGTTTTTATCGACACTAATGCTGAGTGGCAAAATCTTAATAAAATAACTTCCATAATTTGTGTTCTACAAATGTTACTCTTCCTCCCCGCTCCATGTAAAAACCCTCTTCCTAGCTCTAGTGCAGGATTAGGTATAGGTTTTTAAGTTTAACATCTATTCTGCACAGTCTAATAAGTAGCAGCCTATGCCTGTAACGTGAACTGCAAGCAGGCTATCCCAAATGTGTAAGACAGCTACCTAATTATAAAATGGGCCAAAAGTAAAAGTTATACTATGCTTCATGTAGTGGTAGACAGGTATTTACAAGCAAAGTATGACACTCTGTGGTCAGTGGTAATGTTCAAAGGGgactttttttctcttcctaatgcaggggtgggcaaacattttggctagagggccacatctgggaatagaaattgtatggtggccatgctcacaaaattggggttgtggtgcaggagggggtatgggctctggcatggggccagaaatgagttcagagtgcaggaggggcctcTGGCGTGGGACAGGAGGCTTTGGGCTGGGATTgtggggttcagagggtgggagggggatcagggcaggggttgggggcatggggagaggctcaggtgTGCAGGCTctaggcagcacttacctcaagcagctcccggaagcatgtcccttctctggctccgaAATGGAAGCATGACCGAGTGACTCAACATACTGCCCtatccacaggcacggcccctgcagctcccattggagtgtcAGAGGGATCCATTGGAGCATGTAGGAGCTGAAGCAGGGCCATGCTGTGGCTTCTAGGAGCCACATAGagtggcccctgaccctgctgctcagctggagtgctggagcctggcaagcatgagaccctgctccccagctggagctcatgGACTGGCTTAAAACGGCTGGTGGGCCAGAGCTAGCCTATgggctatagtttgcccacccgtcCCACTGCAAGCAAGAGCTGAAGGTTCAAGTCTTTATTCTGCAGGTTGAAGTCATATGTAAGATCAGCTCTTTCCTTGTCTGAAGCTAGGAATTCCTTTAGTGGAAAAAGCAGGTAAATAGAACCGACGTAGGGGGTTATGTTACAGAAACTAAATCAAATTGTGTACAAGGGTGTTGCCTTTTATACCATGTGGGCATATGGCCATATGTTTTTATGTGAACAGCAGCTATATGCTGATCCCTAGTGCCATCTCAGATCTTGCTGATTCTCTATACAAATACCCTTGGATAGAGATGTATACTGCTATAAACACAATAAGTCCTATCAGCTGCATAAATAAAAACAGCTAGCTACTTTGAACTTAAGCATGACTGGtgtcattctgtgtttgtaaaattATGTATGAGGCCCTGCACATTGCTGTTACAGTTACTACAGCACATCAATGAGAATTTGAAAAGCTCAGCTACAGGAAGCACCCATTTTTCCAATCAGCAGTAGTACATAAATCCTACACTGATTTAGACAGTGGAGCTCTCTCATGTGACTAAACTGCTAATATAGACCATCTCGACTACTTCTAGAAATATAATTGACAAGTGCTGATAGCCCCTGTGCATTTCATCTGAATACAGTCTGGAGATTTTAGAACCAATGGATTCTGAATAGGGACTTGTTTGATATAATCCCCCTTCAGAAAACTTATGACTTTACTGTAGGCTGCTGTAATCCGAAACAGTCCTAGCTTTGAGAGAGTAACTGAGCTAAGAAAGGACCTAAAACATAGGATAGGGAAACCTCTGCTACCTGAAGCTGGAACAGTAACACTAATGTTTTACAGGTTTATTATTTTAACTTGGTGCTGGAATAAAATCTAAAGAGATCACTGTCAGAATAGCCCCTGTAGTTACTCTACAGACTAAAATACAAATAGAACAGATCTTAAGGTGGAAGAGTACACTTGACAgtatggggagaggaaaaaaatatagGTCCCTATTAAAAATACAGGACATAAGTTCCCTTAGCCTGCTAGTGTAAGTGGCAGGTAAACCTAACTTCTCCACTCCTTCTAAAGGTACTGTGAATTACAGAGAGGAAGGGGGAAGTCGCAGGGCCTCTATGCACTGTTTGAGGCAGGGTCATGTACTTGGTTTGTGGAAAAGAAAAAGCTGAGTTCTGGCTATAATGGCCCCTCTGGGTACTTATTCTGGTGGAAGTGCTTTTTCCAGTTTAGCTTATCATTTTGGCAAGTGTTTCAGCTAAACTGACATTACTTACCCGATTAAGTGTGTTCATCACAAGGAATTATAGTTGTAAAAAGCTTTTTCTAGTAGACTAACTTATAGACATACCATGCCTTATCCTATTTGAGTTTTTGCTACTTAGCCATACTTATGCTAGGTGGTAAGACAGGCAAACAAAGCTGGTGCTCAAGTAAATGATTAATGAAAAGCTTGTTTTGTGTAGCAGTATGTTTGCCTAGAATCCATTATACTTCTGGACATTGTTGAGGAGGTAAAAACATAGTATTACTATACTAAACAGTCTAACGGCTTGTTTAAACTAAACCTTAAAGCCCTAGCCTGAACTGCCTAGCAACAGAGGAATAAACTTTGAAAAGTTAACATGGAGACACTAAAGCAAGTTAGTTCTGAGATTGGCTACTGGACATAACACAGCCTCAGCTCAACATTTAGTTCTGGGCTGGCATACAGAACAAAGATTTATAGACTTATAACAGGCTTAATGATGAAAGGAGCATAAGACTGTACTTTTCAGACAGACTTCTGCTTGGACCTAAGATGTTTTTATTGTAGGAAACAAGCTAACTTTACcatatgaaaaatatttacataagaCACACTAAGCTGGTATTGCAAGAGTCTTACATAAAATAGTACTCTTGAACTTACTCTGCTTCCTGAGCGGTACTTCACTAAAGCTGTGGACCTTTATAGCAACTAAAAGATATGCACAGTCCATTTTCTCAGCTGCGTAACTAGGAAATGTTAAGTTACATATAAAGACTATGAATACTTAAATATGAATTGGTTACAAACATATGGGCAACACAGCAACTCAATTTgctgaagacaaaaaaaaaaagaggtagtGGCTATTGAAGCCATGCAGTTTTCATTGTGAAAATTAACATTCCAGATGACTCAtccattcaatttcattttaAGATGTCTGGCATTGCACTCCTGTTCTGGGACTTTCATCTTCTTCATATACTTCTCTACTATTACGGCAAGTTTGCTCTCTTGGATCAAACTCTGTAAGTTCAACCTGATCCATGTCCTCTGTAATCATTACTTCTTCTCGTGGAGGAAGCAAAGCTTCTAATATAGGCAGTTTCTCCATGGGAAGCCACTGATGCTCTGGAAACATGAcctacaaataaaaatgttttccctGTAAGTAATTCCTTGCCTTACATTTCCATTAAACATGAAGGTGAATAAGCAGTGAACTTACCATAAACTGTATAATTAAATAACCTTTGTCCAGTGGAGACTTGTAGATAGGCATCCCTTCATTAAGGATACATTTTAGAGCACCATGCTTTATCACTTCACCTGCACACAAAGAGGGATCTGGAATCAGTATACATTTTGGTATCTTTACATTTGGGTTTACAGCCATAAAAGCAAAGCTTTGTAACAGGAAACATTCCTGGGTTTATGAATTTCTCTTCACCATTGCTGCGAAAGCCCATACAAACACAAAGGGATGCTGACTGTACACAAAGTGTAATGAGAAAAAAATGAAGTCTGTTCTCCAGTCTTAAAAGTAACCCTTAAAGAACAGTAGGTGAAAATCCAAgggggggtaggggtgggtgtgtgtgtgtgtgtgtgtgtggggtttagTTGGTTTCTCTTTAAGGGATTTCTTGCAGAAAGTGTTTCAGCTGTATATGGACTCAGTAGCTTCCTGGTTCTTCACTCCAATTTTTAACTTCATAGATGTTTGACTCCCATTTTAGTTTTAGCAAAATTATAAAGCAATCAAAACCAGGATCTTATACTGCAAAGTGTCAAGCAACCTCATCTACAGGCAGTGCTATCCACTCCACCTGTAATAAAAGAAGCCAACAAGTTGGAGTTGGAAATAGAACGGGAGCAGGAACTCTGACAGAAGTAACTGAATCAGATCAGGGTTGACTAATTTCTAAAATCCCATTCCTGTAACAAATTCAGTGGAACCTTAAACAGTGAAGTTTGACTTTTGCCAACTAACAAGCAATTTCTAAAAGAACAAGCAAAATTCTGAAAGCCTACCTGGTCTAGAAGTTATAAAAAGGACTCTATTATCCAGTGTTTCAATAGTCCTTTTGAAGCCACATAAAGACTCAGAGAGGTGAATTTTCATTTTCATAATTAAATCATGTCCTCGTCTCTGAAAGACACTATGATCCTTCTGATCCAGCACAATTATAACATCACCAGGTTCCAGGTCaggttcctgatcaccttctccATGAAATACCAACTTTTGCCCATCTTTCATACCTATAAAGGGTAATTTAAATTAATAGGTTTACTCTATACCGGTTTTGTTAGATACCAATATTGTAACATGTTCTAAGAACTCATTTTAACAAAACTAAATTTCTGGGACAAATCTGTACACTTCAAAGATTTACACTAAATTTGAGATTGAGCTACTATTTTAAGTATTTTAAGTATTCTTACCTTTATCAATGTGAACTTCTATGATCTTTTTCTCTCTGACAACTTTACATCCATTGCAATTGTCACATCTGTCCTTTGGGTTTATTCGTTCACCTTGGCCTTTGCATTCTGAGCACATAGTTTGAATTTGCTGTACCATGCCAGGTCCAATCTGCTGAACAAGAACCTGCATTCCTCTTCCTTTGCACATGGGGCATTTTTCAATTGCTCCTTTCTTTCCACCATATCCTTGAGGCAGAAAGAAAATCTGAGGTCGACACCTTAGGGAAAGCTATTCCTTCAATACCATTCTGCAATAAGACTGCTTGAACCCTAGTTCTTAGCATTAAGAGGGAAGTACACTTAGGATGTACTGCATGTGAAATCAGACACATTTGGTACATTCCCAGTTGCACACACTTGATTTCACCCTCCCTTCacattttagcaattttcagTGAATGATCAGCATATTTATCATGTCTTGGAAATGTAGCCATTTGGCATTCCAGCAGCATTCTAAAACAAAGCTGTCTGCTAGAATTTTACATAATTGTCTAGCGTCTTAACACTTGAAGATTTATGCTAGTCAACAAGGTCAGACAATTACGTAAGCATATGATGTTTAATGCACATATAAAAGAAGATTTTAAGAACATACATGGTTGGTTGTTTAATGTTGTAGAGAAGCGACCATCTTAACATCCTGTATTTGAATTTTATTATTGCTCCTTCGGGAACTAAAATCTAGGTTCTATTCACTAATATATGATAAGGCTACTGTTTTACTTGAAAGGAATGGCCTTATTTGTTGATAAGTACAGTGTAAAAAAGGTTTTCAGACCGTTTCATTGATGGCTAGGTGCCATGATAATGATGGGCTCTACAGAGATTCGTGTAGCCACTCAGTGcttctttccctttgtctgtaCTTTAAAAAGCTGAATTTTATATGATCCACATTACTGAAGTTCATACCTTTACACTTCTCACAGATTACATTCTTTTGTAGTGCCAACTTCCTTGTAACTCCATTATATAAGTCTTCAAGAGAGACACTCAACTGATGCACAACATTCTTGCCTTCAAGGAAAAGAGTTTAGAAAAATTAAAGGCCAATACAAACATTATTAATGGCAATTTCTTATTATAGGGTCTCTAAACAGACTACTTGTTAGTATATGTTTAGGCTAACTGAGGAATCTCAGTTtgttacaaattttaaaaagccaaattcAATCCTGGTGTAAGCAAACGCAACTCCTGACAGCTTCCATGGAGTTGCATCCACTTACATGAGAACTTAATTTGGCCATAAATTAGGCAGCCATTATTAACCTCATTTTGTAGATTAACTGAGACAGCAAGACATTATTGGGGCATTGTAAACATGCGATCATGTCAATTTAGAAGCACTTTAATGCTAGAGCTGCCTTCATATTCCCTCACCAGTTTGtggcataattttaaaaagtttctctcCCCTATTACTAAACCCATAAAAATGGGGGATAGGCAGACAGTAAAACGACCTATACAGAAAGTGCCATCAAAAGCACAGCAAGAATTcttagtttttaaattttgttcccCCTACCCCCTCCAATCTTTTGTTTGTAGTGTTAGATGTTACATGTAATGCTTTGAAGTGTTATTTTCAAGTTGATAGTACCCTTTTAAGTAATCTGTCCAAGGTGTATCAGCAAGTCAGTTGCAGACCTAGAAATaggttctgactcccagtcctctgtTCTGGACACTAAATCGTCTCTCCTCTAGATTATCCATGACCCATTTAACATAATCTAGCCatgtcactgatttttttttttagtatcagCTACATGTTAGAAAATTATTTCTATAATCAATAGATCAGCTCATACTATACATGACCTATGCCGTTGCTATTAACAATATCCACACTAgatgcattttaataaaaatagcaatacTGCAGCACAGGTGTCTTACGCACTGGTTCATAGTAAGTTTCTAGAACTTCTCTTTAGAGCTATGTACCTCTTCTCTCTCTATTCATTCGGCCTCCACCACCAAAGAACATGTCAAAGATGTCCATGGGTGAAGAGAAGTTGCTGCCACCCAAGCCTCCTTCTTTAATAGCCTGCTCCCCACCCTGGTCATAGATGTCCCTTTTCTTTGGGTCCGACAGAACTTCATAAGCCTGGGATATGAGCTTAaactaaaaaagagaaagagaaaagctcTGAGCAACTATGACCAAGAGCAAGAATAACCTAGAAGTGAATCTCAAGAAAATTTGAACTGCAACAAGATTTTTCTGCAGTACTTGTAATCCTTTTGTGGCAGAAAGCACTGTCAACAGAAAGTTAGTTAAAATGTACAGATACTACCTGTgtttttgcagtgttttccccaaCACATATTAAGTGATTTCTATGCTGCACTAAGAGATGGTAAATACAAGTTACAACAAAGTCACATCAAGCCTTCTCAACTGTCTGCCACCAACAGCTATACATTCTGTTTGGGTGTTGTTTGCTTCCATTAGTTTTATTACAGAACACTGAAgtgccattgataactacttcaCTCACCACTGACCTCCAACGATAGCAATGAAGGATTTTATATCCAGTTAAACCTGCAGGATTTAACTGTAATATTTTGGTCAAATTAGGTTTAACAAGCCTTTTATGACAAAAGGAAGAGGTACTTCACTGACATTAAGTGGTCAGAAAGTCAGTTTTATGTCTTGTCTAGAAGTGGACATATCCCTTGGTTTCAAGGGAAATTTTATTATATGAATCCAGATTTATAGTTCTCCTATTACTATGCAACAGGCTGAAGACAAAATGATGAACAACTGAACTTTTTTCTAGTTACCTGACTCATATGTCAGTTTTTTTGACTATTATTTTTATGATCTGTGTTCCTCATGATCTGCTGCTGtatattgttagggggcttattccttcatccgcttacttccctggtccttctcacatgaacagagagcaacaatacccgaagtccaaaggtgcaaacaattcaatgtttattggggtgaacttccagcaagcatgattccagtttccttccttagtgcccccttcccagctctgacaccacagagccttacacctgtgtccctgttcccattcctgcccttagccaaacattattccaatttccccacccccattccctgttcccatttccccttttagcaaaacatgagtccaattccccccccccacttcctgattgactgcagactatatagtaaaacttgagttctgcttagctataccttaaccaatcattttcctgaaatttaactaaccaatcctaacatattgtaacatgattatgtaaccaattatatcccaccaccttacacccagcaaaattaattatacagcagacagaaacaatcacagaaccagacagagattatacagacaaacaatagcaaagtgggaactataatgacaaaacaatacagaagtgaggatttcacatcccagctattgataagtgtgttcttgccagacaggatgctatcaaactaagtttccttttacattttctaggcacttccctttctctggagaggagaggcactatcaggacaggactgtattcctaacagcccaatagcaccttatttcaatgtgactagtttggaatgtgaggaggtgaccggttgcttcccagcttatggctgcttctgttgcttagccaaaggccttagcctaagaacaggg
Coding sequences within:
- the DNAJA4 gene encoding dnaJ homolog subfamily A member 4, whose amino-acid sequence is MVKETGYYDILQVKPSASSDEIKRAYRKLALKYHPDKNPSEGERFKLISQAYEVLSDPKKRDIYDQGGEQAIKEGGLGGSNFSSPMDIFDMFFGGGGRMNRERRGKNVVHQLSVSLEDLYNGVTRKLALQKNVICEKCKGYGGKKGAIEKCPMCKGRGMQVLVQQIGPGMVQQIQTMCSECKGQGERINPKDRCDNCNGCKVVREKKIIEVHIDKGMKDGQKLVFHGEGDQEPDLEPGDVIIVLDQKDHSVFQRRGHDLIMKMKIHLSESLCGFKRTIETLDNRVLFITSRPGEVIKHGALKCILNEGMPIYKSPLDKGYLIIQFMVMFPEHQWLPMEKLPILEALLPPREEVMITEDMDQVELTEFDPREQTCRNSREVYEEDESPRTGVQCQTS